In the genome of Pichia kudriavzevii chromosome 4, complete sequence, one region contains:
- a CDS encoding uncharacterized protein (PKUD0D03810; similar to Saccharomyces cerevisiae YGL080W (FMP37); ancestral locus Anc_6.199), translating into MSSSATNTAAQKLSQKIFNKQTLKYVFTTHFWGPASNFGIPVAAVLDLRNKPEDTISGPMTVSLIAYSLVFMKYALAVTPKNYLLFGCHAINTVAQTGQGLRYLHYHYFSENKKDDA; encoded by the coding sequence ATGTCATCATCAGCAACAAACACAGCTGCCCAGAAACTCTCCCAgaaaatcttcaataaacAAACCCTCAAGTATGTGTTCACCACCCATTTCTGGGGTCCGGCCTCTAATTTCGGTATCCCCGTAGCTGCTGTCTTGGACTTGAGAAACAAACCAGAAGACACAATCTCTGGCCCAATGACTGTTTCGTTGATTGCATACTCACTTGTCTTTATGAAGTATGCTCTAGCAGTTACACCGAAaaattatcttcttttcgGTTGTCATGCCATTAATACCGTGGCTCAAACAGGCCAAGGTTTGAGGTACCTCCATTACCATTATTTTTCCGAGAATAAAAAGGATGATGCATAA
- a CDS encoding uncharacterized protein (PKUD0D03820; similar to Saccharomyces cerevisiae YPL194W (DDC1); ancestral locus Anc_6.200), which translates to MPFRFELELKAKSSRALWTRAIGALHTISDSLKIDIRQGTETGHDEQGRRCYSELVFSSMNKTKTSVMKISFKECFFRMFRIEGEITDNVTRTMTNVENYAKNYSLIINSRDMNTLFKDCADDAESWKIFLIAGNEISQMIYSNRLFVEFETKAGLKKKYSVSYRPSMFGCDSKISFIYLKTLENQRLSDEQEERGVLEDDGFDLLEEEEDERVHRIAINTLILKRFIQVFPQQIEDFRLEIRPKEKSLVLIGYNRQNIIGRGDSVVNKPMNLSIQIQLNQIAYNNVREYKEDRDIKDIQVSFRLRNFKMFIQLISTGFTGFNSDDDNTKSNKRSRTISSYDRGFSNDYEDNICDIIFSKSGYPIIFEKKYFTDGDNEILECCSISLTEVTDGESSRIILEAMNAAVNQKIRDLTSASGHRQSLSALEALPTVKGNIWKQFTNAELAMPLSNRQDDHPVAVKEPLFVPDDDLHAVEYPQDLVVPESVDNDVLSDASRGGDVGDYQQIFWEDERFHQTRVVEKPGFKKDRIDATVEHDMVHGKNKRRLLTEEEPVGDDGVACQENYLGPTQKLQIKGLFD; encoded by the coding sequence ATGCCTTTTCGATTTGAATTAGAGCTTAAGGCAAAAAGTTCAAGAGCATTATGGACCAGAGCTATTGGAGCTTTACATACAATTTCAGacagtttgaaaattgaTATTCGACAAGGCACCGAGACAGGACACGATGAACAAGGACGACGGTGTTATTCAGAACTGGTTTTCTCAAGTAtgaataaaacaaaaaccaGTGTtatgaaaatatcattcAAAGAATGTTTTTTCAGAATGTTTAGAATCGAAGGAGAGATCACTGATAATGTGACACGTACAATGACAAACGTTGAAAACTATGCTAAAAACTATTCATTGATTATCAACAGTCGAGACATGAACACATTATTTAAGGATTGTGCGGATGATGCAGAAAGCTGGAAAATATTTCTCATAGCAGGGAACGAAATATCACAAATGATTTATTCGAATAGACTATTTGTAGAGTTTGAAACAAAAGCAgggttgaagaaaaaatattcagtTTCTTACAGACCTTCAATGTTTGGGTGTGATAGTAAAATTAGTTTCATATACTTGAAAACACtagaaaatcaaagactTTCTGATGAACAGGAagagcgaggtgtgttgGAAGATGATGGGTTCGATCTTttggaggaggaggaggatgaaCGCGTGCATAGGATAGCAATCAACACACTTATATTGAAACGCTTTATACAGGTGTTTCCTCAACAAATAGAAGATTTTCGGCTCGAAATACGCCCTAAGGAGAAAAGCCTTGTCCTTATAGGGTACAATAGGCAGAACATAATAGGTAGAGGAGATTCAGTTGTGAACAAGCCAATGAACTTGAGTATTCAAATACAGTTAAACCAGATTGCATATAATAACGTACGTGAATATAAAGAAGACCGAGATATCAAGGATATACAAGTTTCATTCCGACTCaggaatttcaaaatgtttATACAGTTGATAAGTACCGGTTTTACGGGATTCAATAGCGATGATGATAATACGAAGTCCAATAAAAGATCAAGAACTATTTCAAGCTATGACCGTGGGTTCTCTAATGATTATGAAGATAATATATGTGACATaatcttctccaaatctGGGTATCCcattatttttgaaaaaaagtatTTCACTGACGGTGATAATGAAATCCTGGAATGCTGTTCGATTTCATTAACCGAAGTAACGGATGGAGAATCGTCGAGAATAATACTCGAAGCCATGAATGCGGCTGTCAATCAGAAAATCAGAGATCTTACATCGGCTTCCGGGCACAGACAATCTCTATCTGCGTTAGAAGCGTTACCTACAGTAAAGGGAAATATATGGAAACAATTCACCAATGCTGAATTGGCCATGCCTCTATCGAACCGTCAGGATGATCATCCGGTTGCAGTTAAGGAGCCATTGTTTGTACCGGATGATGATCTCCACGCTGTGGAGTATCCACAAGACCTGGTTGTTCCTGAGTCAGTAGACAATGACGTGTTGTCAGATGCCAGCCGTGGGGGGGACGTAGGAGATTACCAACAGATATTCTGGGAAGATGAACGGTTTCATCAGACACGTGTTGTTGAAAAGCCCGGTTTTAAGAAGGACCGAATCGATGCCACCGTTGAACACGATATGGTACATGGCAAGAACAAGAGACGTCTCTTAACGGAGGAAGAACCTGTTGGGGACGACGGAGTGGCATGCCAAGAAAATTACCTTGGGCCTACCCAAAAATTACAAATCAAAGGTTTGTTTGATTAA